One window of the Branchiostoma lanceolatum isolate klBraLanc5 chromosome 3, klBraLanc5.hap2, whole genome shotgun sequence genome contains the following:
- the LOC136430133 gene encoding delta-like protein 4, which produces MAKILLFITCMIEAVALSQGQQYVVSQGDLAFYRIRATGAMTNTNVKATCEAAGMSFPCYYSNDACQSGVHWTSVCVSYNAVDGECRTPFVLANALCGASPDHGASCRPLDDIFVYYPYRAYGDSAWGTDYDTTTYGLNGENFNDKFALCTDFDNCASSPCQPGGTCEDRLYGYSCHYSNYDETFIDVCESDPCQNGGTCHSHNQGQIFHCVCPYGFVGHVCETVFDPCDPNPCPFDWPCIAAFTYWPAAHCNVPTAQRKSSYCGDFPCGAGWNCREDGPTGFSCIRG; this is translated from the exons ATGGCGAAGATCCTGTTGTTTATTACTTGTATGATCGAGGCCGTGGCCTTGTCACAAG GCCAGCAGTATGTGGTCAGTCAAGGCGATCTGGCTTTTTATAGAATTCGCGCGACAGGCGCGATGACCAATACCAACGTCAAGGCCACGTGTGAGGCTGCGGGGATGAGCTTCCCCTGCTACTACTCCAACGACGCGTGTCAGTCAGGCGTCCACTGGACCTCCGTCTGCGTCAGTTACAACGCCGTGGATGGCGAGTGTCGCACTCCGTTCGTCCTCGCGAACGCGCTGTGTGGAGCCTCACCTGACCACGGAGCCAGCTGCCGGCCACTGGATGACATCTTTGTGTACTACCCGTACCGTGCCTATGGCGACAGTGCGTGGGGTACTGACTACGACACCACCACGTATGGACTGAACGGGGAAAACTTCAACGACAAGTTCGCCCTGTGTACAG ATTTTGACAACTGTGCGAGCAGTCCTTGCCAGCCAGGCGGGACGTGCGAGGACCGTCTGTACGGCTACAGTTGTCACTACAGCAACTACGATGAAACAT TCATTGACGTTTGCGAATCGGATCCttgtcaaaatggcgggacCTGTCACTCGCATAATCAAGGCCAGATCTTCCACTGTGTCTGTCCCTACGGCTTTGTGGGGCATGTATGTGAAACTG TATTTGACCCCTGCGATCCGAACCCGTGCCCGTTTGACTGGCCCTGCATCGCCGCCTTCACGTACTGGCCAGCAGCTCACTGTAACG TACCTACTGCGCAAAGAAAGAGCTCTTACTGTGGTGATTTCCCTTGCGGTGCTGGTTGGAACTGCAGAGAGGATGGCCCGACCGGGTTTTCCTGCATCCGTGGCTGA